A window from Salvia miltiorrhiza cultivar Shanhuang (shh) chromosome 2, IMPLAD_Smil_shh, whole genome shotgun sequence encodes these proteins:
- the LOC131012728 gene encoding 2,3-bisphosphoglycerate-independent phosphoglycerate mutase gives MGSSGFSWKLNDHPKLPKGKIVAMVVLDGWGEANPNQYNCIHIAETPTMDSLKKGAPEKWRLVKAHGKAVGLPTDDDMGNSEVGHNALGAGRIFAQGAKLVDSALETGKIYDGEGFNYIKESFATGTLHLIGLLSDGGVHSRIDQLQLLLKGASERGAKRIRVHILTDGRDCLDGSSVGFVETLENDLVKLREKGIDAQVASGGGRMYVTMDRYENDWEVVKRGWDAQVLGEAPHKFKSAVEAVKKLREIPNTSDQYLPPFVIVDDSGKSVGPIVDGDAVVTMNFRADRMVMLATALEYEKFDKFDRVRYPKIRYAGMLQYDGELKLPNKYLVSPPEIDRTSGEYLVKNGVRTFACSETVKFGHVTFFWNGNRSGYFDEKMEEYVEIPSDSGITFNVQPKMKALEIGEKARDAILSRKWDQVRVNLPNSDMVGHTGDIDATIVACKAADQAVKMILDAIEQVGGIYVVTADHGNAEDMVKRNKKGEPLLDKNGKIQILTSHTLEPVPVAIGGPGLAPGVRFRNDVPTGGLANVAATVMNLHGFEAPSDYETTLIEVV, from the exons ATGGGTAGCTCTGGATTCTCATGGAAATTGAACGATCACCCCAAACTGCCCAAGGGGAAGATCGTAGCAATGGTGGTTTTGGATGGATGGGGTGAGGCCAATCCCAATCAGTACAACTGCATCCATATTGCCGAAACTCCCACCATGGATTCACTTAAAAAG GGTGCTCCTGAAAAGTGGAGATTGGTTAAGGCCCACGGTAAAGCTGTGGGGCTGCCCACAGATGATGACATGGGCAACAGTGAGGTTGGCCACAATGCTCTTGGTGCTGGCAGGATTTTTGCACAAGG TGCTAAGCTTGTTGATAGTGCTCTTGAAACTGGAAAAATTTATGATGGGGAAGGTTTTAACTACATCAAGGAATCTTTTGCAACTGGAACACTACACCTCATTGGATTATTAAGTGATGGCGGTGTCCACTCTCGGATCGATCAGTTGCAG TTGTTGCTGAAAGGTGCCAGTGAGCGTGGTGCTAAGAGAATCCGTGTTCATATCCTCACAGATGGACGTGATTGTTTGGATGGATCTAGTGTAGGCTTTGTTGAAACTCTAGAAAATGACCTCGTAAAGCTACGGGAGAAGGGTATTGATGCCCAGGTTGCATCTGGTGGAGGTCGCATGTATGTGACTATGGATCGATATGAA AACGATTGGGAAGTCGTCAAGCGAGGATGGGATGCCCAAGTTCTCGGAGAAGCACCACATAAGTTTAAGAGTGCTGTTGAAGCCGTCAAGAAGCTGAGAGAGATCCCCAACACAAGTGATCAATACTTGCCCCCCTTTGTTATCGTTGACGATAGTGGGAAGTCTGTTGGACCTATTGTTGATGGTGACGCTGTTGTAACCATGAACTTCCGGGCTGATCGGATGGTCATGCTTGCTACTGCACTCGAGTATGAGAAGTTTGATAAATTTGACAGAGTTCGTTACCCTAAAATCCGGTACGCTGGAATGCTTCAGTACGACGGTGAACTTAAACTCCCAAACAAGTACCTTGTTTCTCCTCCAGAAATTGACAGAACCTCTGGCGAATATTTGGTGAAAAATGGTGTCCGTACTTTTGCTTGCAG TGAAACAGTTAAATTCGGTCATGTCACCTTTTTCTGGAACGGAAATCGCTCAGGATACTTCgacgagaaaatggaagaatatGTTGAAATTCCAAGTGATAGTGGTATCACATTCAACGTCCAGCCCAAGATGAAAGCCTTGGAAATCGGTGAGAAGGCAAGGGATGCCATACTTAGCCGTAAATGGGACCAG GTACGCGTCAACCTACCTAATAGTGACATGGTGGGACACACTGGTGATATCGATGCAACAATCGTGGCTTGCAAGGCTGCTGATCAAGCCGTCAAG ATGATTCTTGACGCGATAGAACAAGTCGGTGGAATCTACGTTGTCACTGCTGACCATGGCAATGCCGAGGACATGgtgaaaagaaacaagaaaggCGAACCTCTACTCGACAAAAATGGCAAGATTCAAATACTTACCTCTCACACACTTGAGCCT GTTCCTGTTGCAATCGGTGGCCCTGGGTTGGCACCCGGTGTCAGATTCCGCAACGACGTGCCCACCGGCGGGCTGGCCAACGTGGCCGCAACCGTCATGAACCTGCACGGTTTCGAGGCGCCCAGCGACTATGAGACAACCCTCATCGAGGTCGTCTAG
- the LOC131012752 gene encoding oxygen-evolving enhancer protein 2-1, chloroplastic-like, with product MKKDHHSLIHPSRNLIQKIKTPPFRITHHTHYTFKKKGVSVCIFWILNFSETKKKNQEKDMASTACFLHHHAALSTSARTTSSRHAPSLKPAQQLVCRAQKQAENQESDGGAAVSRRLALTLLVGAAAVATKVSPADAAYGESANIFAKPKSNTDFKPYAGDGFKVLVPAKWNPSSEVEFPGTVLRYEDNFDATSNLTVTINPTDKKSITDYGSPEDFLSQVDYLLGKQAYFGKTDSEGGFDSGAVATANLLETATPVVDGNKYYFLSVLTRTADGDEGGKHQLITATVKGGKLYICKAQAGDKRWFKGAKKFVESAATSFSVA from the exons ATGAAGAAAGACCACCACAGCCTTATCCATCCATCACGAAATCTAATCCAAAAAATCAAAACTCCACCATTCAGAATCACACATCACACACACTACACATTCAAGAAAAAGGGTGTGagtgtgtgtattttttggatccTCAATTTCtcagaaacaaagaaaaaaaaccaAGAAAAAGATATGGCGTCGACTGCATGCTTCTTGCACCACCACGCGGCGCTCTCCACCTCGGCGAGAACCACCTCCAGCCGCCACGCGCCGTCGCTGAAGCCCGCCCAGCAGCTCGTCTGCAGGGCCCAGAAGCAGGCCGAGAATCAAGAAtccgacggcggcgccgccgtgtcgcGGAGGCTGGCCCTCACCCTTCTCGTCGGCGCTGCCGCCGTCGCCACCAAGGTTTCACCTGCTGATGCTGCTTATGGAGAATCAG CCAACATCTTCGCAAAGCCAAAGTCGAACACCGATTTCAAGCCATATGCCGGAGATGGATTCAAGGTGTTGGTGCCGGCAAAGTGGAACCCTAGCAGCGAGGTCGAGTTCCCCGGCACCGTCCTCCGCTACGAGGACAACTTCGACGCCACCAGCAACCTCACCGTCACCATCAACCCCACCGACAAGAAGTCCATCACGGACTACGGCTCCCCTGAAGATTTCCTATCCCAA GTTGACTACTTGTTGGGGAAGCAGGCCTACTTTGGCAAGACCGATTCCGAG GGTGGATTCGACTCCGGGGCTGTGGCGACCGCCAACTTGCTGGAGACTGCGACTCCGGTAGTTGATGGCAACAAGTACTACTTCCTGTCGGTGCTGACGAGGACGGCTGACGGGGACGAGGGGGGCAAGCACCAGCTGATCACGGCCACCGTGAAGGGCGGGAAGCTCTACATCTGCAAGGCACAAGCTGGGGACAAGAGATGGTTCAAGGGTGCAAAGAAGTTTGTGGAGAGTGCAGCAACTTCTTTCAGTGTTGCTTGA
- the LOC131012747 gene encoding fasciclin-like arabinogalactan protein 2: MKLEFMILLLLAATGDAHNVTRILASHPSLSTFNQYLTTTHLADEINRRDTITVCAVDNAAMAALLSHHFPLPTLTNILSLHIFADYFGSNKLHQITKGSTTTSSLFQATGEAAGTSGYVNITDLKGGKVGFTPVDADAADQPMATFVKSIYELPYNISVIQISSILTSPEAEAPAAAPSDFNLISLLARQGCKSFSDLLTAQRSAADAFAASVDSGLTVFCPSDGAVKSFAPSYKNLTAAGKASLLLYHGAPEYNSLGMLRSGGGLVSTLATEGKRKFDFTVRSDGDEVKVETEVVTATIKGTLIDRDPVAVYKIDRVLLPTELFKTAPAEAREEADAPGPAGDDDVTADENSSSGGWRVASGGGIVALSTFAVVFGVLLVY, translated from the coding sequence ATGAAGCTCGAATTCATgatcctcctcctcctcgccGCCACCGGCGACGCCCACAACGTCACCCGCATCCTCGCCTCGCACCCCTCCCTCTCCACATTCAACCAATACCTCACCACCACACACCTCGCCGACGAGATCAACCGCCGCGACACCATCACCGTCTGCGCCGTGGACAACGCCGCCATGGCCGCCCTCCTCTCCCACCACTTCCCCCTCCCCACCCTCACCAACATCCTCTCCCTCCACATCTTCGCCGACTACTTCGGCTCCAACAAGCTCCACCAGATCACCAAGGGCTCCACCACCACCTCATCCCTCTTCCAGGCCACCGGCGAGGCCGCCGGCACCTCCGGCTACGTCAACATCACCGACCTCAAAGGCGGCAAGGTCGGCTTCACACCAGTGGACGCCGACGCCGCCGATCAACCCATGGCCACCTTCGTCAAATCAATCTACGAATTGCCCTACAACATCTCCGTCATCCAAATCAGCAGCATCCTCACCTCGCCGGAGGCCGAGGCCCCCGCCGCCGCGCCCTCCGATTTTAACCTAATCTCTCTCCTCGCGAGGCAGGGCTGCAAATCCTTCTCCGATCTCCTCACGGCGCAGCGCTCCGCCGCCGACGCGTTCGCGGCGAGCGTCGACAGCGGCCTCACCGTCTTCTGCCCCTCCGACGGCGCGGTGAAATCGTTCGCGCCGTCGTATAAAAACCTAACCGCCGCCGGAAAGGCGTCGCTCCTGCTGTACCACGGCGCGCCGGAGTACAATTCGCTGGGGATGCTGCGATCCGGCGGCGGATTGGTGAGCACGCTGGCGACGGAGGGGAAGAGGAAGTTCGATTTCACGGTGCGGAGCGACGGCGACGAAGTGAAGGTGGAGACGGAGGTGGTGACGGCGACGATCAAGGGCACGCTGATTGATAGGGATCCGGTGGCGGTGTATAAAATCGATAGGGTTCTGCTGCCTACTGAGCTGTTCAAGACGGCGCCGGCGGAGGCGAGAGAGGAGGCGGATGCGCCGGGGCCGGCCGGCGACGACGACGTGACGGCGGATGAAAATTCGAGTAGCGGCGGTTGGAGGGTTGCGAGCGGTGGCGGGATCGTGGCGCTGAGTACTTTTGCTGTCGTTTTCGGAGTTTTATTGGTTTATTAA
- the LOC131012760 gene encoding myb family transcription factor MPH1-like: MKNSDSSRVRKYRKSSAPRLRWSPELHGRFVEAVESLGGKYQATPKRIMQMMAVKGLQISHVKSHLQMYRSMKESMAMGSNNFIANYQLKESEFITLFSPQRQFSEGLNDRIRGRRRSTQIGQNLFYHQHLQVQGGNGSMEIMDEREEEEEESEIEFGWTNINMSEIAQPNELTTSTSSQSCPLNLDLTISISSH, translated from the exons atgaaaaattcagACAGCTCTAGGGTTAGAAAGTACAGGAAATCGTCGGCCCCGCGGCTACGGTGGTCGCCGGAGCTCCACGGCCGCTTCGTCGAAGCTGTTGAAAGTCTCGGAGGGAAATATC AAGCAACTCCAAAGAGAATTATGCAGATGATGGCTGTTAAAGGGCTCCAGATTTCACATGTCAAGAGCCATCTGCAG ATGTACAGGAGCATGAAGGAATCCATGGCCATGGGTTCAAACAATTTTATAGCAAACTACCAACTAAAAGAATCCGAATTTATCACTTTATTCTCTCCTCAAAG GCAATTTTCCGAAGGTCTAAATGATAGAATTCGAGGGAGAAGGAGAAGTACCCAAATCGgtcaaaatttattttaccATCAACACTTGCAG GTGCAAGGTGGAAATGGAAGCATGGAAATCatggatgagagagaagaggaagaagaagaaagtgagattgaatttggatgGACAAATATAAATATGAGTGAAATAGCACAACCCAATGAACTTACTACCTCAACTTCATCTCAATCTTGTCCTCTCAATTTAGACCTCACTATCTCAATCTCATCACACTAA